DNA from Aureimonas sp. AU20:
GCGTCGGCTTCGCGGTCGGCAACGAGCGGCTGATCGCGGCGCTCGCGCGCGTCAAATCCTATCTCGACTACGGCGCCTTCACGCCGATCCAGGTGGCCGCGACCGCCGCCCTCAACGCCGGTGATGCGGCGATCGAAGAGGTGCGCGGCGTTTATCGCCATCGGCGCAACGTGCTGGTGGAATCCTTCGGCCGCGCCGGCTTTCACGTGCCGCCGCCGTCCTCCACCATGTTCGCCTGGGCGCAGATCCCCGAGCCCTACCGGCACATGGGCTCGGTGGAGTTCTCCAAGATGCTGATCGAAAAGGCCGATGTCGCCGTCGCGCCGGGTGTCGGTTTCGGCGAGTATGGCGACGATTTCGTGCGCATCGCCCTGGTGGAGAACGAGCACCGCATCCGGCAGGCCGCGCGCAATCTGCGACGCTTCCTTGCAACGGAGCAGGATCAAGGCCAAAAGGCGGCAGCCGGCGCCGCGAGGTAACGGCCGCCCGAACCCTTTTCGCAGAGCTCACCCCAAGGACACACCATGGATCGCCCGATGCGGCTCGGCATTGCCGGGCTCGGTACGGTCGGCGCCTCGCTCGCCCGGCTGATCGCCACGAACAAGGACGCCTATACGCTGCGCGCCGGGCGTCCGGTCGAGACCGTCGCCGTCAGCGCGCGGGATCGCACCAAGGACCGGGGCGTGGACCTGTCGGGCGTTCAATGGTTCGACGATCCCGTGGCGCTCGCCACGAACGGCGAGATCGACCTGTTCGTCGAACTGGTCGGCGGGGCAGAGGGTGTAGCGCTCGACAGCGTGAAGGCCGCGCTCAATCGCGGCCTTCCGGTGGTCACCGCCAACAAGGCGCTGCTCGCTCATCACGGCGTTCAGCTTGCCAAGCTTGCGCAGCGCAAGGGCACGACGATCTTCTTCGAGGCCGCCGCCGCCGGCGGCATCCCGATCATCAAGACGATGCGCGAGGGGCTGCGGGGCAATAAGGTCAGCCGCGTCTACGGCATCCTGAACGGCACCTGCAACTACATGCTGACTCGCATGGAGCGCGAGGGCATCGCCTTCGACGACTGTCTGCGCGACGCGCAGCGGCTGGGCTATGCCGAGGCCGATCCGACCTTCGACATCGGCGGCTTCGACGCCGCGCATAAACTGGCGCTGCTGACCTCGCTCGCCTTCGGCTGCGAGATCGATCTGGAATCGATCTTCATCGAGGGCATCGAGGCGGTGACCACCGAGGATATCGAGGCGGCGGCCGATCTCGGCTATCGCATCAAACTGCTGGCGGTGGCCCAGCGCACGGAATCGGGCATCGAGCAGCGCGTCCATCCGACCATGATTCCGGCGCATTCGGCGCTGGCGCAGGTCGACGGCGTGACCAACGCCGTGGCGGTCGACACCGATCTTCTCGGCTCCATCTTGCTCGTCGGCCCCGGTGCGGGCGGCAATGCTACGGCCTCAGCGGTCCTGTCGGACGTGCTCGACGCCGCGCGCGGGATTGCGATTCCGACCTTTGCCGTCGAGCCGACGCATCTGGCGCCCTACAAGCGGGCCCGGATGCGCGCTCACGAGGGCGGCTACTACATCCGTCTCAGCGTGCTCGACCGCGTGGGCGCCTTCGCCTCCATCGCGCGTCGCATGGCCGAGAACGACATTTCCCTGGAATCCATCGTCCAGCGCAAACGCGAGGGCGAGGAGGAGCGGGACGCCGCGCCGGTGATCCTCATCACGCACGAGACCACCGAAGCGGCCGTTCGCAAGGCGCTCGATGCGGTTTCCAAGGATGGACACCTGAAGAGCGAGCCGCGCATGGTGCGGATCGAGGCTTTGGACTGAGCGAGGCCGGAGCCCCCGCTTTCGCCTCCGCTTCTCGAGCGGGAACAGGTGAAAGCGAGGGTTCGCGAAGCCGGAGGATGAGAACGATGCCGGAGCGAGTGGACGAAGGCTTGCAATCGCTCGACCGCGTTCTATCGATCGAGATCGCCCGCGTCACCGAGCGCGCAGCGGTTGCCGCCGCGACCCTGCGCGGGCGCGGAGACGAGCGCGCCGCCGACCGGGCGGCCGTCGAGGCGATGAAGCGCGAGCTCGGAGCCCTGTCGATTAACGGCACCATCGTCGTCGGCGAGGGCGAGAAGGACCAGGTTCCCTCGCTCTATATCGGAGAGACGATCGGCGCCGGAGGGCCGCCGATGGACGTCGCGCTCGATCCTCTCGAGGGTAC
Protein-coding regions in this window:
- a CDS encoding homoserine dehydrogenase, which produces MDRPMRLGIAGLGTVGASLARLIATNKDAYTLRAGRPVETVAVSARDRTKDRGVDLSGVQWFDDPVALATNGEIDLFVELVGGAEGVALDSVKAALNRGLPVVTANKALLAHHGVQLAKLAQRKGTTIFFEAAAAGGIPIIKTMREGLRGNKVSRVYGILNGTCNYMLTRMEREGIAFDDCLRDAQRLGYAEADPTFDIGGFDAAHKLALLTSLAFGCEIDLESIFIEGIEAVTTEDIEAAADLGYRIKLLAVAQRTESGIEQRVHPTMIPAHSALAQVDGVTNAVAVDTDLLGSILLVGPGAGGNATASAVLSDVLDAARGIAIPTFAVEPTHLAPYKRARMRAHEGGYYIRLSVLDRVGAFASIARRMAENDISLESIVQRKREGEEERDAAPVILITHETTEAAVRKALDAVSKDGHLKSEPRMVRIEALD